Proteins co-encoded in one Rubinisphaera margarita genomic window:
- a CDS encoding GspE/PulE family protein: MTSITARNRSSLRIKGNGTNAGAPRQQRLGEKLINAGLLTPDELESALQQQSAKGQRVGEALVELGFIEEEQLLPFLAEQMGIPYVVLREGLIDPKTVRVLPRSKAEEFGAIVMFKVRGVLTVAMQNPQQLDYIDEIERLTECRVRPILALSSAIEQLLPRCYDEGFEVDAVTADMDRDAVSVQDDAIHVELQKVESIADGSPIVNLVNYMILQAARQGASDIHIEPGMHQSTVRFRVDGMLREILRPRREFHPAIVSRIKVMAKMDIAEHRLPQDGRIHVVVDHRDIDLRCSTLPTVQGEKVVLRVLDRSNVTFNLNELGIPDDQLKIMKGLLAKPYGMALVTGPTGSGKTTTLYSAIELVKSVQQNIVTVEDPVEYQLAQINQVHANAGTTLSFAKVLRAILRQDPDVIMIGEIRDGETAEVATQAALTGHLVLSTLHTNDSASAVTRLSDMGIASYKIAAAFLGAIAQRLVRRICPNCRTTYYPPAGQLERLHYSGDLNRQFVRGEGCHECYDSGYKGRIGIYEILQADNELRELIGSGVQAEVIRRWHREHGASNLLNEGLRLAEQGVTSIDEVMRVAFFD, translated from the coding sequence ATGACCAGTATTACGGCACGAAATCGCTCCAGTCTGCGCATCAAGGGCAATGGCACGAATGCGGGAGCACCGCGTCAACAGCGTCTCGGCGAGAAGCTGATCAACGCCGGTCTGCTCACGCCCGATGAACTCGAATCGGCTCTGCAGCAGCAGAGCGCGAAAGGGCAACGCGTTGGCGAAGCGCTGGTCGAACTCGGATTTATCGAAGAAGAACAACTGCTGCCATTCCTGGCCGAGCAGATGGGAATTCCCTACGTCGTTCTGCGGGAAGGTTTGATCGATCCCAAGACCGTTCGCGTTCTTCCGCGAAGCAAAGCGGAGGAATTTGGCGCGATCGTCATGTTCAAGGTTCGCGGCGTGCTCACCGTCGCGATGCAGAATCCTCAGCAGCTGGACTACATCGATGAGATCGAGCGGCTGACCGAATGTCGCGTCCGTCCGATTCTGGCGCTGTCGTCGGCCATCGAACAGCTCCTGCCCCGCTGTTACGACGAAGGCTTCGAAGTCGACGCCGTGACTGCGGACATGGATCGCGATGCCGTCTCGGTGCAGGACGATGCGATTCACGTTGAGCTGCAGAAGGTCGAGTCTATTGCCGATGGCAGTCCGATCGTCAACCTGGTGAATTATATGATTCTCCAGGCGGCCCGTCAGGGCGCCAGCGATATTCACATCGAACCCGGGATGCATCAGTCGACAGTTCGTTTCCGAGTCGACGGCATGCTTCGCGAAATTCTGCGTCCGCGACGCGAGTTCCATCCGGCCATCGTTTCCAGAATCAAGGTGATGGCGAAGATGGACATCGCCGAACACCGACTGCCACAGGACGGCCGAATCCATGTCGTGGTCGATCATCGCGATATCGACCTGCGTTGCTCGACGTTGCCCACCGTTCAGGGCGAAAAGGTTGTGCTTCGTGTGCTCGATCGTTCGAACGTCACGTTCAACCTCAATGAACTCGGAATTCCCGACGATCAGTTGAAGATCATGAAAGGTCTCCTCGCCAAGCCGTACGGCATGGCCCTGGTGACCGGCCCGACCGGTAGCGGAAAAACGACGACGCTGTACTCGGCCATCGAACTGGTCAAAAGCGTTCAGCAAAATATTGTGACCGTGGAAGATCCAGTCGAGTATCAGCTGGCTCAGATCAATCAGGTCCACGCCAATGCGGGGACGACGCTCAGTTTCGCCAAAGTGTTACGGGCCATTCTGCGTCAGGACCCCGATGTGATCATGATTGGGGAAATTCGCGATGGAGAAACCGCGGAAGTGGCGACTCAGGCCGCTCTGACAGGACACCTCGTGCTGTCGACGTTGCATACCAACGACAGTGCTTCAGCAGTCACCCGGCTCTCCGATATGGGAATCGCGTCCTACAAAATTGCTGCTGCGTTCCTGGGAGCGATCGCTCAGCGACTCGTCCGCCGCATCTGCCCGAACTGTCGGACCACGTACTATCCGCCGGCGGGTCAACTCGAAAGACTGCACTACAGTGGAGACCTCAACCGGCAGTTTGTCCGGGGAGAGGGATGCCACGAGTGTTACGACAGTGGTTACAAGGGACGAATCGGTATCTACGAAATCCTGCAGGCCGACAACGAGCTG
- a CDS encoding STAS domain-containing protein, with translation MIEYTRQGAVDIVQLQDSLTYSNADRVRTAVEQAIKPGQPRLVLDLRDMALCDSQGLELILDLRDRCVKRGGMFKLAGASHLCQDILRVTGLLDQIEHYEDSVQAAGSFAV, from the coding sequence ATGATTGAATACACACGCCAGGGAGCCGTCGACATTGTCCAGCTCCAGGATTCACTCACCTACAGCAACGCCGACCGCGTGCGAACGGCCGTCGAACAGGCCATCAAGCCGGGGCAGCCGCGCCTCGTGCTCGACCTGCGCGACATGGCTCTGTGCGACAGCCAGGGACTGGAGTTGATTCTGGATCTGCGCGACCGCTGCGTGAAACGAGGCGGGATGTTCAAACTTGCCGGAGCCAGTCATCTGTGTCAGGACATTCTGCGGGTGACCGGTCTGCTTGATCAGATTGAACACTACGAAGACTCTGTGCAGGCAGCAGGGAGTTTTGCAGTATGA
- a CDS encoding sensor histidine kinase — translation MDGDKFSMVQRAAGVLTLILGIAAVSTFLVDIGTYWSARILIAAMVSSFFLAMFSLIPQNRSGRVAPAIHHQLVGIGEHPEKLMQTLQPVLQTDAPSNGWNEIVQTVQAGAALQLLESRIDQKLGSRNGADDSTVLHCLAEGIAVTDIEGRMTFVNRALEAILSTDGDQLLEEQLLEFLPPNLPEHVQQAVTKPQPLSFESNTSSDLGENYLRWTRRPSIDDRGETVGHVWTIRDVTQQKLAEKMREEFVSMATHELRTPLANISAYAETLAVTDEIDVEQQKQFYNIILTESTRLSRFVDELLDISRMEAGSMSIDKRETDLERLLQEIGAKVRPEMQRKQIDFTISLPPKLPSMTIDKDSVSAALVNLLGNACKYTPEGGEVVFTVAMEDQEIFFNVQDTGIGISAEEVPRVFEKFFRSDDSRVRDVTGTGLGLAFTHEVARLHGGRIDVSSELGEGSTFSFVLPVNNGGKR, via the coding sequence GTGGACGGTGATAAGTTCAGTATGGTGCAGCGCGCCGCCGGCGTGCTGACGCTGATCCTGGGGATCGCGGCAGTCAGTACGTTTCTGGTTGATATCGGAACGTACTGGTCGGCTCGCATTCTCATTGCCGCCATGGTCAGCAGCTTCTTCCTGGCGATGTTCTCGCTGATTCCCCAGAATCGATCGGGGCGAGTCGCTCCCGCGATTCATCATCAGCTCGTCGGAATTGGCGAACATCCGGAAAAACTGATGCAAACGCTGCAACCGGTGTTGCAGACCGATGCGCCCTCGAACGGCTGGAACGAAATCGTACAGACCGTCCAGGCCGGAGCCGCCCTGCAACTGCTGGAATCGAGAATTGATCAGAAGCTTGGATCCCGCAACGGCGCCGATGATTCGACCGTGCTGCACTGCCTGGCCGAAGGGATCGCCGTCACCGATATCGAAGGACGGATGACCTTCGTCAACCGGGCACTCGAAGCGATTCTGTCGACCGATGGCGATCAGCTTCTCGAGGAACAGCTGCTTGAGTTCCTGCCTCCGAACCTCCCCGAACACGTTCAGCAGGCTGTCACGAAACCGCAGCCGCTGAGTTTCGAATCGAATACCTCCTCCGATCTGGGGGAAAACTATCTGCGGTGGACTCGACGTCCCAGCATCGACGACCGCGGGGAAACCGTGGGGCACGTCTGGACGATTCGCGACGTCACACAGCAGAAACTGGCCGAGAAGATGCGCGAAGAGTTCGTCTCGATGGCGACGCACGAACTGCGGACGCCGCTGGCCAATATCAGTGCCTATGCCGAAACGCTGGCTGTCACCGATGAAATCGACGTCGAACAGCAGAAACAGTTCTACAACATTATTCTCACCGAATCGACACGCCTGTCGCGTTTCGTGGACGAGCTTCTCGACATCAGTCGTATGGAAGCCGGTTCCATGTCGATCGACAAGCGCGAAACCGATCTCGAACGCCTGCTGCAGGAGATCGGCGCCAAGGTTCGGCCGGAAATGCAGCGGAAGCAGATCGACTTCACGATCTCGCTGCCTCCCAAACTTCCGTCGATGACCATCGACAAGGACAGCGTCTCGGCGGCTCTGGTGAACCTGCTCGGGAACGCCTGCAAATACACGCCCGAGGGCGGCGAAGTCGTCTTTACGGTTGCGATGGAAGATCAGGAGATCTTCTTCAACGTGCAGGATACCGGGATCGGGATTTCCGCCGAGGAAGTTCCTCGCGTCTTCGAGAAGTTCTTCCGCAGTGACGACAGTCGTGTCCGCGATGTGACCGGGACCGGCCTGGGACTCGCCTTCACGCACGAAGTCGCGCGATTGCACGGTGGACGGATCGACGTTTCCAGCGAACTCGGCGAAGGCTCGACATTCAGCTTCGTGCTTCCAGTCAATAACGGAGGCAAGCGATGA
- a CDS encoding response regulator translates to MDKTAILIAEDNRVMADVVRFNLQRAGFEVTVALDGAAALEQARSRQFDLVITDYQMPRMGGPELIAALRGMEEYADIPIFLCSAKGYELNEAELREQWGIQRLLLKPFSPTEIVACVEQQLRAEQT, encoded by the coding sequence ATGGACAAGACTGCGATTCTAATTGCTGAAGACAATCGCGTGATGGCTGATGTCGTCCGGTTCAATCTGCAAAGAGCGGGTTTCGAGGTGACGGTTGCTCTGGATGGAGCAGCCGCCCTCGAACAGGCTCGATCGCGGCAGTTCGATCTGGTAATCACGGATTATCAGATGCCCCGCATGGGCGGACCGGAATTGATCGCTGCTCTCCGAGGTATGGAGGAGTATGCGGACATTCCGATCTTTCTCTGCTCGGCGAAAGGTTACGAACTCAACGAGGCTGAACTCCGCGAACAGTGGGGAATTCAGCGCCTTCTGCTCAAGCCGTTCAGTCCCACTGAAATTGTCGCTTGTGTTGAGCAACAGTTGCGGGCTGAGCAAACCTGA
- a CDS encoding type II secretion system protein → MVAANQMKTQARRGFSLIELVVVVLVMGIIAAVAGPKMFDTASDAKMSATKQSLAVLRDAIELYKAQTGSYPTASITTELAPYLRGPFPKVETGANAGSAAVRTHSGSPTPTGTQGWAYDTASGAFIINDTTDSLNLL, encoded by the coding sequence ATGGTTGCTGCAAATCAGATGAAGACTCAGGCACGACGTGGCTTCTCACTCATCGAACTCGTCGTGGTGGTACTGGTGATGGGGATTATCGCGGCTGTAGCGGGACCGAAGATGTTCGACACCGCCTCAGACGCCAAAATGTCGGCGACAAAGCAGTCGCTGGCCGTCCTGCGGGATGCCATCGAACTCTATAAAGCTCAGACCGGATCGTATCCGACCGCCTCGATCACGACCGAACTGGCTCCTTACCTGCGGGGACCGTTCCCGAAGGTGGAAACCGGTGCCAACGCCGGCAGCGCAGCAGTGCGAACGCACTCAGGCTCGCCGACGCCGACCGGAACCCAGGGTTGGGCGTACGACACGGCTTCGGGAGCGTTCATCATCAATGATACGACCGATAGTCTGAACCTCCTGTAA
- a CDS encoding HD-GYP domain-containing protein, translating into MSQITTDNTTDHNQLHQIAERLSDRFDCGIEIWRKMNDWMPVVRGDDRLSPSSVLDVHFYISTSKLTNDPALRQINPEQSLFILPVDSRSGFQTVAVGICSHSSEALLQNALQQESVIEELHAREKSQAEQVDLYAAQVTADFEEMTWLRNLAQQLGSCTVERSLESLASATLEMLADLIRCKTVALITPRQNQRDDEDEFDVLLWGQSFPRKSCCDLMLLVREDAFKQPVVWNRDRVRAAGDKVPSGVNSFIVTPLRKDGTTYGWLTAINKKKDLNGQIRSHLHDDLEGISELEFGTSEATLVSSTASLLASHAKNLELFQQQQNLLIGVIRTMMNSLDAKDPYTCGHSDRVAQYARIIAENLGLPADECENIYVTGLVHDIGKVGVPDHILKKPGRLTDEEFDEIKKHPRIGFVILQHLSAFSFVLPGVLHHHESMDGTGYPDQLKGEDIPLHARILAVADAYDAMTSTRPYRDGMPVRKAVSILLEGRHTQWDAACVDAFLDSMPTVLEITIEANRQKEKILRNSTAWHEILQQEITNVQEAVAAVTFV; encoded by the coding sequence ATGTCCCAGATAACAACGGATAACACGACCGATCACAATCAGCTGCATCAGATTGCAGAGCGGCTCTCCGACCGCTTCGATTGCGGCATTGAAATCTGGCGGAAGATGAACGACTGGATGCCGGTCGTCCGTGGAGACGATCGCCTCAGCCCGTCTTCGGTGCTCGATGTTCACTTCTATATCAGCACCTCAAAATTGACGAACGACCCGGCCCTGCGGCAGATCAATCCGGAGCAGAGCCTGTTTATTCTCCCGGTCGATTCCCGATCGGGGTTTCAGACCGTTGCGGTCGGCATCTGCTCGCACAGTTCCGAAGCCCTGTTGCAGAACGCTCTTCAACAGGAATCTGTGATCGAAGAGCTGCATGCGCGAGAGAAATCGCAGGCCGAACAGGTCGATCTGTACGCCGCCCAGGTCACCGCGGACTTCGAAGAAATGACCTGGCTGCGGAATCTGGCGCAACAACTCGGATCCTGCACCGTGGAACGCAGCCTGGAATCGCTGGCCAGCGCGACCCTGGAAATGCTGGCCGATTTGATTCGCTGCAAGACGGTGGCGCTCATCACCCCTCGCCAGAACCAGCGCGACGATGAAGATGAATTTGACGTTTTGCTCTGGGGGCAGTCGTTCCCGCGGAAGAGCTGCTGCGATCTGATGCTGCTGGTTCGCGAGGATGCGTTCAAGCAGCCAGTGGTCTGGAATCGCGATCGCGTGCGGGCGGCTGGCGATAAAGTTCCGTCGGGTGTCAACAGTTTCATCGTGACTCCGCTGCGGAAAGATGGCACAACGTACGGCTGGCTGACCGCGATCAACAAGAAGAAAGACCTCAACGGTCAGATCCGCAGCCATCTTCACGATGATCTCGAAGGCATCAGTGAACTCGAGTTCGGCACGTCCGAAGCAACGCTCGTCAGTTCGACCGCCAGCCTGCTGGCCTCACATGCCAAGAACCTGGAGCTGTTCCAGCAGCAACAGAATTTGCTTATCGGCGTTATCCGGACGATGATGAACTCGCTCGACGCCAAAGATCCCTACACCTGCGGTCACAGCGACCGCGTCGCCCAGTATGCCCGGATCATCGCCGAGAACCTCGGGTTGCCGGCTGATGAGTGTGAGAATATCTACGTCACCGGGCTGGTGCACGACATTGGCAAGGTCGGCGTTCCCGATCACATTCTGAAGAAGCCGGGCCGGTTGACTGATGAAGAGTTTGACGAGATCAAGAAGCATCCCCGCATCGGGTTCGTGATTCTGCAGCATCTTTCGGCTTTCTCATTCGTGCTTCCGGGCGTGTTGCATCATCACGAATCGATGGACGGCACCGGGTATCCGGATCAGCTCAAAGGCGAGGACATCCCGCTTCACGCCCGCATCCTGGCCGTGGCCGATGCCTACGACGCGATGACGAGCACCCGTCCGTATCGCGATGGCATGCCGGTCCGAAAAGCCGTCAGCATTCTGCTTGAGGGCCGCCACACACAGTGGGACGCCGCCTGCGTCGACGCGTTTCTCGACAGCATGCCAACCGTGCTCGAAATCACGATTGAAGCCAACCGCCAGAAGGAAAAGATTCTTCGTAATTCCACGGCCTGGCATGAGATCCTTCAGCAGGAGATCACCAACGTGCAGGAAGCGGTCGCAGCCGTGACCTTTGTGTAA
- a CDS encoding pilus assembly FimT family protein → MNAGRTTRNGFTLVELVVVLLIMGIVSAVAVPRFFDVQNIRLNQACELVASDLKWARHLAMARSTPITVVFNKDTESYAIQGVMDRDHKQSPHGVDLTQAPFEVEIKGANSGQDIVFDHFGAPDDDIDVELEINGLTKKVKVDKHSGWVTIE, encoded by the coding sequence ATGAACGCAGGACGCACAACACGCAATGGATTCACCCTGGTCGAGCTCGTGGTCGTGCTTTTGATCATGGGCATCGTCTCGGCTGTCGCTGTGCCGCGTTTTTTCGATGTTCAGAATATCCGACTCAATCAGGCGTGCGAGCTCGTGGCTAGTGACCTGAAATGGGCCCGGCACCTGGCCATGGCCCGAAGTACTCCGATCACCGTCGTCTTCAATAAAGACACCGAGTCGTACGCGATTCAGGGCGTGATGGACCGGGATCACAAGCAGTCGCCCCACGGCGTCGATTTAACACAAGCTCCGTTCGAAGTGGAAATCAAAGGGGCCAATTCTGGACAGGATATCGTATTTGACCACTTCGGAGCTCCGGACGATGACATCGATGTCGAACTGGAGATCAACGGACTGACGAAAAAGGTCAAAGTCGATAAACACTCCGGATGGGTAACGATCGAATGA
- a CDS encoding type IV pilus modification PilV family protein, whose product MNALHRQPSNARKGFSLLEVSICSLLVAVLMIASLRCMGAIVVGREHIAQRAIADQLADELLSEIMEKSYKDSFLPLFGLEALEVGYSNGPRNSFDDVDDYDNWSVSPPRNRDNSTRSNLNGWRREVSVAWVTKANPNQTSITETGLKRIIVTVKRNQNTLAQAMGYRSESFTVAPSQRGGGNSG is encoded by the coding sequence ATGAACGCTCTCCATCGCCAGCCATCGAATGCCCGAAAGGGATTCTCGCTACTCGAAGTGAGTATCTGCTCGCTGTTGGTCGCGGTGTTGATGATTGCGTCGCTCCGCTGCATGGGAGCCATTGTCGTTGGACGAGAGCACATCGCTCAGCGAGCCATCGCCGACCAGCTGGCCGATGAACTGCTGTCGGAGATCATGGAGAAATCTTACAAGGACTCGTTCCTGCCGCTCTTCGGGTTGGAGGCTCTGGAGGTCGGCTATAGCAATGGTCCGCGAAACTCCTTCGACGATGTCGACGACTACGACAACTGGTCCGTCAGCCCCCCTCGCAATCGGGACAATTCGACTCGGAGCAATCTGAACGGCTGGCGCCGGGAAGTCAGCGTCGCCTGGGTGACGAAGGCAAATCCCAATCAGACTTCGATCACCGAGACCGGACTAAAACGGATCATCGTGACTGTCAAACGAAACCAGAACACTCTTGCCCAGGCAATGGGTTATCGAAGCGAGAGTTTTACAGTCGCCCCCTCACAACGGGGAGGAGGCAACAGTGGTTAA
- a CDS encoding ATP-binding protein, with protein sequence MSYRTIKRLLGETSLERKCRFLFGGGLMLLISGSFYFYAQLNARIIENQNKETAQLLVAPIIMEKHMKAVDIDQEHIEKIEEMASFLKPVEIQDYRWRLLKSDPTADSPDRPTDDFGYEALARIRSGDSEYILTLPDRQEYRYYAAVKASKSCLTCHYHRKPNVAEGDLLGMVKITLPLTKTKSRLAKNNAILLAMAIVTSFLAMVAAYAIVRYVIVKPVLHLKDVSDEIARGTLDLRADIRTGDEFEELSHAFNRMLRHLVTVQDELKEANTNLDHKVDELARANLSLFEMNKLKNEFLATMSHELRTPLNSILGFSDVLGSASNLNDKQKRYLQNISTSGQRLLTLINDILDLAKIESGKMEIHPVKFSIAEIVEQLCLSISPLADRKNIELTWFCAPDVPQMNQDSGKIQQILTNLLSNAVKFTPEGGRVRVTATSICITGASSGSAPASQQDFVQVSVADTGIGIPLADQERIFEKFRQAEHVPGQDNLLTREYEGTGLGLSIVKELCKLLGGEVTVESEFGKGSTFIVRLPREVIAEMRRDDDNALEYQTIERTRSRVQQLVAQNDKESGGSARDAG encoded by the coding sequence ATGTCGTATCGTACGATTAAACGTCTGCTCGGCGAAACCAGCCTCGAACGGAAGTGTCGCTTCCTGTTCGGCGGCGGTTTGATGCTGCTGATTTCCGGCAGTTTCTACTTCTACGCGCAGCTTAACGCCCGAATTATCGAGAATCAGAACAAGGAAACCGCCCAGCTGCTCGTCGCGCCGATCATCATGGAAAAGCACATGAAGGCGGTCGATATCGATCAGGAACACATCGAGAAGATTGAGGAAATGGCCAGCTTTCTGAAGCCGGTCGAAATTCAGGACTATCGCTGGCGACTGCTCAAATCCGATCCGACCGCCGATTCCCCGGACCGTCCGACCGACGATTTCGGTTACGAAGCACTGGCCCGCATCCGCAGTGGGGATTCCGAGTACATTCTCACCTTGCCGGACCGGCAGGAGTATCGCTACTACGCTGCGGTCAAGGCCTCGAAGTCGTGCCTGACCTGCCATTATCATCGCAAGCCGAACGTGGCGGAGGGCGATCTGCTCGGCATGGTGAAGATCACGCTGCCGCTCACGAAGACAAAGAGTCGTCTCGCCAAGAACAATGCCATTCTGCTGGCAATGGCAATTGTGACCTCCTTCCTGGCGATGGTCGCGGCGTATGCCATCGTGCGGTACGTGATCGTCAAACCGGTGCTCCACCTGAAAGATGTCAGCGATGAAATTGCCCGGGGAACGCTCGATCTGCGAGCCGATATTCGCACGGGCGATGAGTTCGAAGAGCTGAGTCACGCCTTCAACCGGATGTTGCGGCACCTGGTCACGGTTCAGGATGAACTCAAGGAAGCCAATACGAATCTCGACCATAAAGTCGATGAACTGGCTCGGGCGAACCTGTCGCTGTTCGAAATGAACAAGCTGAAGAACGAGTTCCTGGCGACGATGAGCCACGAACTGCGAACGCCGCTGAACAGTATTCTGGGCTTCAGCGATGTGCTCGGCTCGGCGTCCAATCTCAATGACAAGCAGAAGCGGTATCTGCAGAACATTTCGACCTCCGGTCAGCGGCTGCTCACGCTGATTAACGACATTCTCGATCTGGCCAAGATCGAGAGCGGCAAGATGGAGATTCATCCGGTCAAGTTCTCGATTGCCGAGATTGTCGAGCAGCTTTGCCTGAGCATTTCCCCGCTGGCCGATCGCAAGAACATCGAACTGACCTGGTTCTGTGCCCCCGATGTTCCCCAGATGAATCAGGATTCCGGCAAGATTCAGCAGATTCTGACCAACCTGCTTTCCAATGCCGTGAAGTTCACGCCGGAAGGGGGGCGGGTTCGGGTGACGGCGACCAGTATCTGCATTACCGGAGCGAGTAGTGGTTCGGCCCCGGCGTCTCAGCAGGACTTTGTCCAGGTGAGTGTGGCCGATACCGGCATCGGGATTCCGCTGGCCGATCAGGAACGGATCTTCGAGAAGTTCCGGCAGGCCGAGCACGTGCCGGGGCAGGACAATCTGCTGACGCGTGAATACGAAGGAACCGGACTGGGGCTGTCGATCGTGAAGGAACTGTGCAAGCTGCTGGGGGGCGAGGTGACCGTCGAAAGCGAGTTCGGCAAGGGGAGCACGTTCATCGTTCGGCTGCCGCGAGAAGTGATCGCGGAGATGCGTCGCGACGATGACAACGCGCTGGAGTATCAGACCATCGAACGAACCCGGTCCCGCGTGCAGCAGCTGGTGGCGCAGAACGACAAAGAGTCCGGTGGCTCGGCTCGCGACGCCGGTTAA